Proteins from a single region of Dyadobacter fanqingshengii:
- a CDS encoding tetratricopeptide repeat protein, with protein MDSTLLSNLLSFYDEDPSDPFNVYALAIEYSKSDLEKAAHFFDILLTEHPDYLPTYYHAGSFFAAKEETEKAEEIYRKGVALALLQKNTKAHQELLRAYNNFLDEMDD; from the coding sequence ATGGACAGCACTTTACTCAGCAATTTGCTCAGCTTTTATGACGAAGATCCCAGCGATCCCTTCAATGTTTACGCCCTTGCCATTGAGTATAGCAAGTCGGATCTGGAAAAAGCTGCTCATTTTTTTGATATCCTTTTGACGGAACATCCCGATTACCTGCCCACATATTACCACGCTGGTTCATTTTTTGCTGCAAAAGAAGAAACGGAAAAAGCGGAAGAAATTTATCGCAAAGGCGTGGCGCTGGCGCTTTTACAAAAAAACACCAAAGCACACCAGGAGCTTTTAAGGGCTTATAACAACTTTCTGGACGAAATGGACGACTAA
- a CDS encoding electron transfer flavoprotein subunit beta/FixA family protein, producing the protein MKILVCISNVPDTTAKITFTDNDTRLNKNGVQYIIGPYDDYALARGVELKEQSGGTLTVLHVGEADADPQIRKALAIGADDAIRVNADPLDSYFVAVQIAHVAKQNNFDLILMGRESIDYNSGVVHGLVGEMLGIGSYSPVMKLDIEGGSATISREIDGGKEILKAPLPLVLGCQEPIAEWKIPNMRGIMTARTKPLSVVEPVSVDEMTVPEKYFLPAPKGACKMIPASEAETLIRLLQTEAKVL; encoded by the coding sequence ATGAAAATACTCGTTTGTATATCCAATGTGCCCGATACAACCGCTAAGATAACATTTACGGACAACGACACCAGACTTAATAAAAACGGGGTCCAGTATATTATCGGCCCGTATGATGATTACGCGCTGGCAAGAGGTGTTGAATTAAAAGAACAATCGGGCGGAACGTTAACCGTGCTGCACGTGGGCGAAGCGGACGCCGATCCACAGATCCGTAAGGCGCTTGCCATCGGTGCAGATGATGCGATCCGCGTGAATGCTGATCCCCTAGACTCCTATTTCGTAGCTGTTCAAATTGCGCATGTGGCCAAACAAAACAACTTCGATCTCATCCTGATGGGCCGCGAATCTATTGATTACAACAGCGGCGTTGTGCATGGACTGGTAGGCGAAATGTTGGGAATTGGCTCCTACTCTCCCGTTATGAAACTGGATATTGAAGGTGGCTCCGCAACGATCAGCCGCGAAATAGACGGCGGAAAAGAAATCCTGAAAGCGCCGCTGCCACTTGTGCTGGGCTGCCAGGAACCTATCGCGGAGTGGAAAATTCCAAATATGCGTGGCATTATGACGGCACGCACAAAACCTTTGAGCGTAGTTGAACCGGTTTCTGTGGACGAAATGACCGTGCCTGAAAAATACTTTCTGCCCGCTCCGAAAGGCGCATGTAAAATGATCCCGGCCAGCGAGGCAGAGACATTGATCCGGCTTTTGCAAACAGAAGCAAAAGTGCTGTGA